The Myripristis murdjan chromosome 8, fMyrMur1.1, whole genome shotgun sequence genomic sequence GTTGTTTGCTGTGGCAACAGTGGTGGGGTGTCAGACTGTCAGCTGTTCAGACTGAGGgcaagaagaggagggagattTGACTGAAGCGTCTTCACATCTGTCGATTAAATTTGTAACCCCCTTGTCGCTCTGTCAATGCTGCTGCTATCCTCCATATTTGCTGTTGTCCACCCCCTCTGACAGTCAGTGAATAAAGACGCTCGGACAGATGTGAGCGTGCTCAGCGGGAGGAAAACCACGTGAATTCAGATCTGAGCGTTCACACAGTCATCGCATCAGCATCTGATTTAGGAGCACATATGAAATTGGCCCAAATCAGaattaaaaatgtcagattcagtttagtttgtttgttgttgtttttttgctattcacACTTTCACAGCGAAATCAGATATGTGTCACATTTAAGGTAGTAATCAGATGTAGGTCACCTTCTACTGGCTGTCTGAAGAGTCTGTATTGCCTTCGGGTGGGGTCAACTGGACTGAGGGTGCTGAGCAGGCCAGCCTCTTTAGTCTTGTTTATGTTTAAATGGTTAAAGGCAGCTGTCTCCTGGAGCTCTGCCCTGGAGGTAGATTTTGCTCAGTAGCCAGTGGGATTAAATAGTACCACATCAGATTTGAACTTGGAACACGTTAGCTTACATACGGTTCGGTTTGCTGGTATCATTGTCACTGGCTGTTTGTTACGAGTGTGCTTGCTGGTGCATTGATTTCTTAGCAcactgatgtgttgatgtgttccctttttatgtgtttgtggaATGCTAGCTGACATAGTGGCTGCAAGCTCGGCTGCTCTGGCTCAAGAGAAAGGATATCAGAAAGTGTCCAAAATCTCATGACTAAGACATAATGAAGTGTGAAGAAGAAAATTCATATGATAGTATTAATTCATAAGATAGTAGTGAGTGCCGGTATAATTCTCAACTTGTGAGCGTGGTGTTTCAAGCCAGCTGGATCAGCATACAGTTGCATTTCTAAACTGCTGATTATGTCAGTTCAAGCCAATAGAGTCAGTGCCATTAGATAATTGTTGCTGAAACCAGCAGTGAGACAAGCATATCACAGATAATTAGCTGTGATATGCTTGATAGAATAATGTAACCCCACAGTCTTGAGCTTACCTTACACTAGCCTCTGTAGTCACTATTTGTGATTTAATACGTCGTTCCTGTGACAATTCAAATGTGCTTCTGTTTGAATGCTCCCCCTGGATTATGGCACATAATCCACAACATCACAccctgtgtattgataaatgaTCTGCCTGCACTGGAGCAGTAGGGATCACAGGGTGCTATGTTTGAGTAGCATATTGATTCACCCTGAAAGCAAACCTCTTACATTTACTAGTGAGGCACTCAGCATTGCTCTGCATATTCACTCATCAGTTGTACGATTACTGCCAAAAAGGTATAGATCCCACCCAGTGTATTATTGAGTGTGGTTATCATAGACATATACAGGAGGAAAAGGTATATTACACCGAGGACAGAGGGTTTGTGGTATGGTAAATGTTCATAGGAAAGGCGCTTTTATCACCTGTTGGTTGTAAGTTGAATATTAATAACATGACAGCTTGTGTGTCTACTGTCGGGTTATTGATTTAATGTCACAATGTGGCAACCTGAAGGCTTATATTTTTGAGTAGCTCTAAAACAGCAGACGAGGCTCATCATAACAGACTCTAGATGTTTATTAAGTTTAACTGTAACCTGCTGTACTGCCAAAACAGAGAGTAGACTGCATGCCACTGAACTGTTAGACCTGTCCTTGATCAGCTTATTCAGGAGATTTCTGAAATGATGAATATGgaaggttttgtttgtttaatgagCTCCATTAGTTTGAATTGCCTTAATGCATTCTGCTGCCTCTGGCTCAGTTTAATCTCTTATGAGAAGGTAGTATATTAATGTGTGTTGTTCCTGCAGGGTGCCTTTGATCCTGGTGGGGAACAAGTCAGACTTGGTGGAACACAGCAGCATGGAGACAATCCTGCCCATCATGAACCAATACCAGGACATCGAGACCTGTGTAGAGGTAAGagatcaacacaaacacacacacacacacacacccatgtggACACTTTGTGCCCTGCCTGGGTGCCAGCAGTTTTTttattaaggtttttttttttttttttaaattcacacaGACAGGGCTGTTACAAAGTCCCACTCAGTTAAATGAAGAAGCGGACTCTGATGAGGTGCTTGAGGGCGATGAAATGGCAAATGAAAGATAAAAAGCTCATTGAAAATCCAATAGGTGCTTTGGCTGTCTGagtgaggcagtgtgtgtgggggacAGACAGGCCCCAAGCTGCTCTTGGGTTACAGCCCAGCTCCTGACTCCACTTACactctgctgactgactgacttgttAATGGGTTTATGTTACCCAGCCGTGCGCTCTGAGGCCGAGGTCGCCCATTGCAGAGTGGCGTGGGTGTCACAGAGGAAGTTGGCTGCTGTCTGCGCCTCTGCTGAATTCAGATTTCCCTCTGTCCCATGTGATGGCTCAGTCATGCCCTCCCTGGGCGGATTAGCTGCCAGGCTAAAAGAAGGAGAGGCGGAGGACGTGAgggaacgcacacacacacacaaacacatgaagtGGATACAGTCTGGGGACAGTCACACAAAACCAGTGAGAGCTGGACTCATGTGAAAGACAAGCCAAACAGTCTTTTATGAGCCGGCAGTTTGTCTCCAGGGTCAGGGTTAGCTGTATGTGTGTCGCACTGAGATAGAGTAGATTTAAGATATCTGTTTTTTGCTTGATCCTGTTTTTGTAATCTTACAAAATCTAGGTTTCATATATGACACTGACACAGTGAGACATTTAATTTCCCCTGATCTCATTAACACTTCTATACCATTACCCGACCCATATTATCAGTTTTGCTTTATCAATATGTCAATTACAGCAAAATCATATTTAAAGATACCCAATGAGTGTAAACActatgttttgtttacatcaaaATTTCTCCCAAACCtattgtgtgtgtccttgagacCTAATAAGcatgttgaatgtgtttttctacTTCAAAAGACTTTTACAAAACTTTATCTTGGATAATTTTAAAGTTATATAGTTTCCATTTAcaataacaaatacaaataatattgGCACAAGGTTTTCCTAGTGTGCACTACAGCACTGGTAGGGGTCACAAACTACATTTGGTATCTTTAAAGTGAAATTCCACTGTTAGAAAAAAGGTGATCACCACACTCTCCAAAACTAGAGGGAAAGGTGGTGTACGCTCAAAGGCAgcataatctttttttcttttcattatttgcTTATTGATGAAGCCATACATGTCAAGACCACAGATATCACAGATGCCATTAGTTGTCATTAACAAAGGGTCATATGCTCAGGCTCATTCACCAACACAAAATAGACAGGTAGGTGGGAACCTGGCACCTTAAGCACCTGGCATATGTGTGAATTTGGCCCCAGCGCCAATAGATGAATGAAGAAAGGAAACTTTGAGTGTGGACCTCCTTTTCTTCTAGTGATAGAAACCCAGTTTCACTCATTCAGATCTTTACAGACAAATCTCACTGTATTAGAATTGGCATCACTTCATCTCATTTTTCTAGCCCAGGGCTCTCACATGAACATGTGGCTCTTGTTTCCTCAGTGCTCTGCCAAAAACCTGAAGAACATCTCCGAGCTTTTCTACTATGCCCAAAAGGCGGTTCTCCATCCTACAGGACCCCTCTACTGcccagaggagaaggaggtgaggCCTATAAGTGCACACTGTCTTGGACTGGGGCCATTGACGTCTGTGGCCGCCAGGGTTACACTGTAATAACGCAGTGGTGTGAAGAGGTCATGTTTTAGCAAACTGACACTGTTTTCAgtaccttttttcttttcaagacAAGCCACTAAATCCCCTCACGTgacattttggtaattttctttgtcttgttgcATAACTTAAATAAACAGCACTGTGGTGTACAATCTGCTGAATGAATAACGTTCTTGTTTGTTACAGATGAAGTCCTCCTGCATCAAGGCTTTAACTAGAATCTTTAAAGTGTCTGACCTGGATAATGATGGCATCCTCAACGACAATGAACTCAATTTCTTCCAGGTAACATCTTCCAACCTTTCCTCAGTTATTCCTCAGTTCAGTTATCTCACAGCTTTAACCAGCAGTGCTGCTTGGAGTGACTGGAGTGACTTCATTCAAGCTGTGCATGATACTGGAAGAGAGAAGAATGAAACTGGTGTGGGAGACAAGTTGAGACCTGAAACAAACTGGGAAAACCTTTGCTACTTTAGATGAAAGCCAACCCATACTCGATTTTGGGGTTTATATTGATATTTGGGAGTAAAAAACTTCTGATAACAATCtatttactgatatttttagcTGTGACCAGCATCTCTGTAGACTTTGGtgatcacagtgtgtgtgtgtgtgaacatttgtgtttgttttcatgccCCATTGGCTGAAACAGGGCACGGCAATGGGAGTGGCCCTGTCCCAAAACGGCACATAGCGTCCAAATGGTTTCACAGACTTGCACAAGATTTTGTGTATAGGTTGGTCATGAGCCAAAGGACAACTGGTTACCTGTTGTTTTACTAAaagggtgtgtgtcagtgggagtGGCCTATAACAGCAAGGtagaaagagacacacacacatgcgcgcacacacgtacactgatagacagacatgcacataaacacacaaacactttcatCCATGACAGTTTGACCCTCCCCCTATGCTttagccacgccccctttcATAACTCATGACCTGTTTGTAGTAGACACTTAAAGGAGTGGTCAGTGCTGTGAGTTAGCCCCGCCCACTATATCTAGGCATGCCCCTGCCATGGCTCATTAACCATTTGTTGTAGACTTTTTTGAGAGGCATCATTGAACTCAAAAGAGGCTCCTTTTTCTGTGGTGGGTTTGACCCGCCAGCTCGTTCTCAATAACATTTTAACTTCTTTACACAATCACTACAGTCAACCTTTCTGTAAATATATTGTGAAGAAGTGAGTCTGCTGGACAAATGATTTAGTCATAACACTGTTTTACTTCTAAATGTAATATCAGCCAGCTGCTTTTCTTGGAGTGAGAAATGCATTGTCTCACACTGCCACTGAACAGTAGCTGCTCCGtgggaaatgtttttgtttctttgggtTGTGTGTCACTGGTTGTGTGTTCTGCTCTGTCTGTACATAGAGAACGTGTTTTAATACACCACTGGCGCCTCAGGCCTTAGAGGATGTGAAGAATGTGGTCAGGAGGAACATGACAGATGGAGTCAAGGACAACGGACTCACACTCAAAGGTCAGACACTTGACTGTACAGCTGTCCTCAGTcttcccttctcctccctctctctttcatcattCCTTCACACGCCCCCCTTTCACAATccttctttcccttttcttgATCAATACATCCCTTATTCAATGCCAACTTGTGGCCCATCTCTTCTCTCTCGTTGGCTCTCTGGCGCAGGCTTCCTGTTCCTGCACACCCTCTTCATCCAGAGGGGCCGACACGAGACCACCTGGACTGTGTTGAGGAGGTTTGGGTACGACGACGACCTGGAGCTCACACAGGAATACCTGTTTCCCCTGTGAGTGTGGAGTTAAACATTATGTTGTGGTTCACAGCACTGCTGGTGAGCTGGTAGTTAATTGTCTTCACTAGCAAGCCCAAGTGTAAATGCGACCTTGATTAAATGGCTGCAGTTAAAACCAGCAAGGCTGTTGTACTCTAGCACCAGGTACCTATGGCTTCTCGGTTATCACAAAAATGATAATTGccaattaattaattgataGTGTAACTGTGATTATCATTTTGATTAACAGAACTATACTTTACCTTTTTTGTATACTTTTTAATTGGATGTTGACATGTATGCAATTATTGTACTTATTTTAGGACTGTAACAGTGCCCACTTCTCAAACCATGCCCTAATATTGATTGTAAAAACTTCCTTGAATTATGCAACATGTAAGCGTGGTGTAGCCAGTGCCAGATTAGTTGACCTTTTCAACAGCAGTCACTCTGACATGAAATAGAAAtagcagagtaaacacagcaCCAACGAGCGAGCCAGCACTAACAATACTTGGACCCTGACCCtgttagtaacacctgtgtttatcctGCTATTCATGTCTAAAAGATTTATTTCCTAAATCAGATTACCTCCTCCACCTGGAGGTTACAACGCCCATCTATATTAAAAAGTACCTGTAGTATAGAGTCAGGTTTTCCcgcagaaaatgtttttgcacaAGCAACTTTGTCTGAGAGGTGTaagtattttcagcagcagagatttttttgttattattagaaataataataataataataataataataataataataaattagaaATATTATTATAGCAACACTTATGGCAGCTGTGTGTCTGGAGGGTCCTCTCAACCTTCATTGACTACACATCattgtttgacattttgatcatgAAGGTACGATACTCTTTAGAGTgtattatttaaaatacatttccagTGTAGAGTTGAGTTTTGTAATATATAGTtatagtttagtttattatagtttattatagATCTGAGGGttacacacactgctcctcagCGTCCACCCCAGCCTCCAAATTTGGGCTGTCCTCATGTGTGTGAGGTCATGAGTCTGAGCTGAGATGATTCAGTGACATGGTTCCACTCTGTTGTGACTTGAAGCGATGGGTTAGTGTACGATCTGTTCACTTCTTTTGtgtgcctctgtctgtcaggaTAAAGATCCCTCCAGACTGCACCACAGAGCTCAACCACAACGCTTACCTCTTCCTGCAGAGTGTCTTCGACAAACACGACAAAGTgagtttatttttctctcaggaCTTTGAAATTGTTGAACATTTATGCACCTGGCACTAATTTCTGTGAGACAGATTTCTgtgagacagtttttttttgtttgtgtgtgtgtgtgtgtgtgtgtagggcttGGAAATGAGCGTGGTCAGATAAAGCctaaattattttgaagaaaattgggtatatttttgtattatccTGGGGTGAAAAATTTTGCACTCAGTTCCAATGTAACAAGTGTTTTATTTCCAAGCATCCAACTAAATTACTGTATGGATGGATATGTTATTGTGTCTGTCAGTTGACATGTATGCACTCTGTAAATGAGCCTTGATTGTCCACCCAAAGAGAATCAGAGGTTTACagaaatatttgtgtttttgtgtgtgtgcgctgcaggACAGGGACTGTGCGCTGTCAccagaggaggtgaaggacCTGTTCAAGGTCTTTCCCTACATGCCCTGGGGCCCAGATGTCAACAACACAGTGTGCACCAATGATCAGGGCTGGATCACATACCAGGGATACCTCTCCCAGTGGACGTGAGTTGACATCAGACACACTTTgcttacaaatacacacactcacacatgtttGGGAGATGTTGAGCAGGGTATATACATATCAGGATGTTTGGTACGTGGATTAACTATCCCTTCAAACACAGACTTCAGGCTTTTGCTCTGTCTCCTGTGCTAGGTTAACAACATACCTAGACGTACAGCGTAGTTTGGAGTACCTCGGTTACCTGGGCTACTCTATCATCTATGAGCAGGAGTCCCAAGCAGCTGCCATCACAGGTAAGAGGACACGCAGGacctcttttctgtctctttctgtgcaGAGTTTGGGCCCCATAATACTGACAGGACGGGGTGTTTCAACTGTACAGTGTCTTTTGACAATATCAggggttgttgttttgttttaatgaattgAGGCTTTGAGACTGTACACAGTTATTAAAGGTTATAGATGAACTTGACCTTGACTTCCATAACTTACTGATAAACATAAGGGTGGGGCAGCCCAGCAGCCCAGGTTTGATGCTTAGCCAAGCCATTTGCTACGTGTTCTCCCATGCCTTTCCTGCtgctctctactgtcactattcAATTAAgcagaaatgacccaaaaaatcATCTTAAAACAAGGTACAAAGGGGTTATTTTTATTCCGTGTACCTGATGATTGCAagaatttttctttctttctttctatatgCAGTTTTTTTATATAGATTAATTCACAAAAACTAGTAggctaattaaaacaaaataaaaaccaccAAACAGCACTGTGCTTtgaggtttgttttttatgttaagTATATGGGATACCTGATTATTACTGTATGCTCGCATTATACATGCATGTTCTTGCTGAATGAAAAAGCCTCTTTCCCATGCTTCAGTGACACGCAACAAGCGCATCGACCTGCAGAAGAAACAGACCCAGCGCAGCGTCTTCCGTTGTAACATCTTGGGAGCCCGGGGCTCCGGGAAGAGCGGCTTCCTCCAAGCTTTCCTGGGCAGGAACCTGCAGGTCAGTGGATAATGGACACCTTGGACAGTGATCTGTATGAACTCTATGAATTTTTCCCTCCATAATTTATCTTGCTGCACACACTCCTGGTATTTTCCCTGAGTTTCAGATGAGTTCAGATGCTAACATGGGTTATGGTGCGGGTTTTAAGAGATAAGGGAGACATTTCGCCTATCAGCTGTATCAGGTATGAAATGAGATTGAATGGCCAGTGAAATAGCAATGTGCAGTGGAGAAAAAAGGTGTATCCAAATTTCCACTAAAGCAAAAAATTGCTATATAAGCCATCTAGCAGTGTAAGAAAGTGTAAGTTACAAAAACATTAGCTTTTCTGAGGCTTGGCTTGGTTCAGCAAGACAGTATCTACTGCAGTAAATGACCCCAAAATAGGCAGTTTTATGAATTTAGGGTGACAGATGTTGATATCTGATTGCCAACACTTAACTCCATGCTGGGAAAGCAGAGTATAACAGAAGAATCAAAGGCCAGGCTGCAGTCTGGACTGACTTTCAGCTATTCTTTCATGTACAAACACCAACAAAGGGTAAATTCAAGCAAAGATTACGCACATTTCTATCAGAATAAACTAAATAAGTTATGTGTGTCCATATGTTTACAAGTCTGGTTTGCTTGTAATTGAACAGTGTGAatctaaacaaacaaatggaaaaatgcaacaaaataaattcagGAAGGTGGTGAGACACCAGTTTGTGCTTCAGTCAGCTGCCACTGGTGAAGCAAAGATTGATGAAGCCAGGGACCCATAATAGTCTCACAcctgagtgattttttttatgtgtagaTGTCGCCAATCTTGTGTATTATCCCCCACAGCGACAGAGGAAGATCAGAGAAGACCACAAGTCTTTCTACGCCATCAGCACAACCTACGTGTACGGGCAGGAGAAATACCTTCTGGTAAGGACCGTTCACACAGCCGACCTGGgccttcctctgctctgtgcATTACTGTTATATAATCTGAGCAAATTACAGTCCTGTGTTGTGTGGCCGCATTAGTCCTCTACACAGCTGCTAATCCTGCCATCTGGATgtgccctctccctctctctctctctctctctctctctctctctccctctccctctccctgtctctctctccctctctgtttctctctgtttgtttttctctcccagcTCCATGAGGTGATGCCAGATTTCGACTTCCTGTCTGAGGCGGACCTGGCATGTGACGTGGTCTGCCTGGTGTACGACGTCAACAACCCCAGCTCTTTTGAATACTGCGCCCGGGTCTACAAGGTGCGTCAGCCACTGCGCCACTTCCACCTCCATGCACTTCCACTCTGCTTCGATGGGGTGGCAGTGAGATGAAAAAAGAGCACTTGTCAGCACTAAAGAGATCCGCTGACATAAAGTAAAGGCGATAATGTTCTTTTTACACGAGCAGGTCAAATCCAAAACATCCAGGAGTGAGTAACTATTTGCTCTGCACTGAGACCAATTCATATAactaatttgttttatttataatgcTAGCAAGTAGGAACATTTACATTAAACATCAGCAGCAATAAGGTGGCTGGAGAAAGGCTTAGTTATTTGGCATCAGTGTGTTTGCTTGGTTTGCATTCCTCATTCAAATTATGCCATACCATTGACCACAGTTTTGTTATTTAAGGGGACCAGAAAGACTGAATGGGAACTGTTTCCGTAGTAACATTTAATATTGTGTTTGTCTGGCAGCAATACTTCATCGACAGCAAGACGCCGTGCATGCTGATAGCTGCCAAGTCGGACCTGCATGAAGTGCGGCAGCAGTACAGCCTCTCGCCACTGGAGTTCTGCCGCAAGCACAAGTTCCACCCGCCCCAGCCCTTCACCTGCAACACAACTGACGCACCCAACAAGGACATCTACACCAGACTCACCACTATGGCCATGTACCCGTGAGTATTGATCCTCTGTGCTCAACTAACCACCTTGTCCCATTTACCTGATGCTTTATCCACCTGTGCATCAACTGCATCCCTCCCGCTGCTCCATGTCCTCAtgctctgtgtgcgtgtgtgtgtgtgtgtgtgtgtgtgtgtgttgcgtgtgtgtgtttgtgtttgtgtgtgtgttgcgtgtgcCCATTCATCTCCCCTTCTCCTTTAGACTGTATGTGTCCAGCAGTGAAGCTTTGCCCGCAGCCATTTACGTTTTTCCCTTATCAGGGCAGGAAATTAATACCAGCCAAATTTTGTTTGTGGCTGGTAAACGTGTTTATTCTCCTCGATCTTTCAGCAAATTAAAAACTGGATGAAAGTGGCTGTTGAATTTTGGAATCCAGCAGCCGCTTTGATCAGTGGATGGAGAACTTCCTGCCCTATTTGCTTCCCTGtttatgttgctttttcaaCTTTGGCATTTTGGTAAGAAGTCCTAGTTGGTGGTGACAGAATGAACGGCATCGTAGGAAATCTGGCCTGCTGTAAATTACCTGTCCGACATAAAACAAGCCAACACTGTGTTgcccttcatcctcatcctctccctcagtgcttgCCAGCGGGTGAAAACCAATCCCAGATTCATTCTCATAGTGGAATGAGCTTTGTCTGTTTGGCGTTTTGTGTCGTTAGATTTACTTTTTCTGCAGTCCACGTCTGCAGTTTTCGTAGCTTTCTATTGGATGTCAGTCTTGCACTTCATGGTGTTATTGGCTGGGGCTTCACACCCACTGCCAAAAGGctgacgcccagaagagtcccgagcttggcaaaacaagaaaatccaggcagagggcagggtttctgcagatacacacaccaacacacacttctagtgggtcataagtgatgattaAAATGAggcattatttttgtatgaatctttttttcttaGGAAAACccttctcattctgcctttaaatgcaCACTGCATAGGAGACTCAGgtcctgcgtgtgtgtgtctctgtatgtgtgtgtgtgtttgtgtgtgcactacTGGCCTTCTGCCAGGTCAGTCTTGATCTTATAAAGCTTTTGTCTTGGGTTCCTCAGGGATTTATGATTGGATTAATATTCAGAGTAGAGGAATTTGCATTTAATAGTGTTTCTGCAAAAATCTCATCTTAACAGGCTAAGCTAATCCTTTTGTCTGATATTTAACTGTTggctctgctgtggtttggggCAGGGGGGTTGATTTAAAGAGAAGTAGGTAACTCAGCTTTTTGCCACTATCAGCTAAAGGACAGATTTTAAAGTTGAATGGAGTATTTGGAAAAGAGGTTAAAATGAAGCTTGAAAAGGTTTTGCTACTGTAGAAAAACATGTTTAGCCTGATATAAATCTTCATGATGTGAATTCATAATATATCAGTTTTAACTTATAAGGGTTTAAtgagaaaatacaagaaacaaaaaagtgaaacaaaacaaaaaagtgaaagtcGATGTGTCACTGATGAGCAACAAAATTGAGACCAAAGCGATTCTGGTGGCTTTTGCGTTTTGCTGCACTTAGAatttgccatttgtttttgttgctcttcccttctttctttgtGGCTTGCTGCTCCTTATATTCCTTTACTTCCCTTTAAAATTTCCTGTATTTAATCTGTACCTCATTGTTCATTATTACTGGGTGCTACTTGTTACCTTGTGAATACAAACAAATTTAGAACAAATTTCCAAAACATGTTATTTGATTTCATCCTCAAAATGCAGAAACAACACTTCATTTTGTTCACAAAATGGAGTTGCATAGCTTATCACCCAGGGAATAGCTATtgcagagttttgttttgttttgtttttaaagctctgTGTTAGATTGCAGAAGCTGCTACACGAATGTCGCATAATTAGAAGTTACGTATTGTTGAAACGAAAAggaatatgaaagaaaaaaacctctctACATTAGTTTATTATACAGCTGATTCTGTAACCAGAATCAGAAAGAGACAGGCACTCAGAGCATAAATGTCTACTAATTATGagattttatgatttaaaagaaaatcataTCCAAAAAAATTGGGGTGTATTTGCCAAAATGCTGAGTAAA encodes the following:
- the rhot1a gene encoding mitochondrial Rho GTPase 1-A isoform X1 — protein: MRKDVRILLVGEPKVGKTSLIMSLVSEEFPDEVPLRAEEITIPADVTPERVPTHIVDYSEAEQSDEQLYQEISKANVICIVYSVNNKKSIEKVTSHWIPLINDRTDKDSRVPLILVGNKSDLVEHSSMETILPIMNQYQDIETCVECSAKNLKNISELFYYAQKAVLHPTGPLYCPEEKEMKSSCIKALTRIFKVSDLDNDGILNDNELNFFQRTCFNTPLAPQALEDVKNVVRRNMTDGVKDNGLTLKGFLFLHTLFIQRGRHETTWTVLRRFGYDDDLELTQEYLFPLIKIPPDCTTELNHNAYLFLQSVFDKHDKDRDCALSPEEVKDLFKVFPYMPWGPDVNNTVCTNDQGWITYQGYLSQWTLTTYLDVQRSLEYLGYLGYSIIYEQESQAAAITVTRNKRIDLQKKQTQRSVFRCNILGARGSGKSGFLQAFLGRNLQRQRKIREDHKSFYAISTTYVYGQEKYLLLHEVMPDFDFLSEADLACDVVCLVYDVNNPSSFEYCARVYKQYFIDSKTPCMLIAAKSDLHEVRQQYSLSPLEFCRKHKFHPPQPFTCNTTDAPNKDIYTRLTTMAMYPHTRLRCMCACNRCTYCLCQKILKLELLRSIKAQLHRVVFNRHMAQADLKNSTFWLRASVGATVFAVLGFAMYRALLKQR
- the rhot1a gene encoding mitochondrial Rho GTPase 1-A isoform X4 translates to MRKDVRILLVGEPKVGKTSLIMSLVSEEFPDEVPLRAEEITIPADVTPERVPTHIVDYSEAEQSDEQLYQEISKANVICIVYSVNNKKSIEKVTSHWIPLINDRTDKDSRVPLILVGNKSDLVEHSSMETILPIMNQYQDIETCVECSAKNLKNISELFYYAQKAVLHPTGPLYCPEEKEMKSSCIKALTRIFKVSDLDNDGILNDNELNFFQRTCFNTPLAPQALEDVKNVVRRNMTDGVKDNGLTLKGFLFLHTLFIQRGRHETTWTVLRRFGYDDDLELTQEYLFPLIKIPPDCTTELNHNAYLFLQSVFDKHDKDRDCALSPEEVKDLFKVFPYMPWGPDVNNTVCTNDQGWITYQGYLSQWTLTTYLDVQRSLEYLGYLGYSIIYEQESQAAAITVTRNKRIDLQKKQTQRSVFRCNILGARGSGKSGFLQAFLGRNLQRQRKIREDHKSFYAISTTYVYGQEKYLLLHEVMPDFDFLSEADLACDVVCLVYDVNNPSSFEYCARVYKQYFIDSKTPCMLIAAKSDLHEVRQQYSLSPLEFCRKHKFHPPQPFTCNTTDAPNKDIYTRLTTMAMYPHTRLRCMCACNRCTYCLCQKILKLELLRSIKAQLHRVVFNRLLGWVEGVGSHLLAEEESSLMQQVTAVSNVEESIYMEASAEQLMASDRHMAQADLKNSTFWLRASVGATVFAVLGFAMYRALLKQR
- the rhot1a gene encoding mitochondrial Rho GTPase 1-A isoform X3 is translated as MRKDVRILLVGEPKVGKTSLIMSLVSEEFPDEVPLRAEEITIPADVTPERVPTHIVDYSEAEQSDEQLYQEISKANVICIVYSVNNKKSIEKVTSHWIPLINDRTDKDSRVPLILVGNKSDLVEHSSMETILPIMNQYQDIETCVECSAKNLKNISELFYYAQKAVLHPTGPLYCPEEKEMKSSCIKALTRIFKVSDLDNDGILNDNELNFFQRTCFNTPLAPQALEDVKNVVRRNMTDGVKDNGLTLKGFLFLHTLFIQRGRHETTWTVLRRFGYDDDLELTQEYLFPLIKIPPDCTTELNHNAYLFLQSVFDKHDKDRDCALSPEEVKDLFKVFPYMPWGPDVNNTVCTNDQGWITYQGYLSQWTLTTYLDVQRSLEYLGYLGYSIIYEQESQAAAITVTRNKRIDLQKKQTQRSVFRCNILGARGSGKSGFLQAFLGRNLQRQRKIREDHKSFYAISTTYVYGQEKYLLLHEVMPDFDFLSEADLACDVVCLVYDVNNPSSFEYCARVYKQYFIDSKTPCMLIAAKSDLHEVRQQYSLSPLEFCRKHKFHPPQPFTCNTTDAPNKDIYTRLTTMAMYPHMAQADLKNSTFWLRASVGATVFAVLGFAMYRALLKQR
- the rhot1a gene encoding mitochondrial Rho GTPase 1-A isoform X2 — translated: MRKDVRILLVGEPKVGKTSLIMSLVSEEFPDEVPLRAEEITIPADVTPERVPTHIVDYSEAEQSDEQLYQEISKANVICIVYSVNNKKSIEKVTSHWIPLINDRTDKDSRVPLILVGNKSDLVEHSSMETILPIMNQYQDIETCVECSAKNLKNISELFYYAQKAVLHPTGPLYCPEEKEMKSSCIKALTRIFKVSDLDNDGILNDNELNFFQRTCFNTPLAPQALEDVKNVVRRNMTDGVKDNGLTLKGFLFLHTLFIQRGRHETTWTVLRRFGYDDDLELTQEYLFPLIKIPPDCTTELNHNAYLFLQSVFDKHDKDRDCALSPEEVKDLFKVFPYMPWGPDVNNTVCTNDQGWITYQGYLSQWTLTTYLDVQRSLEYLGYLGYSIIYEQESQAAAITVTRNKRIDLQKKQTQRSVFRCNILGARGSGKSGFLQAFLGRNLQRQRKIREDHKSFYAISTTYVYGQEKYLLLHEVMPDFDFLSEADLACDVVCLVYDVNNPSSFEYCARVYKQYFIDSKTPCMLIAAKSDLHEVRQQYSLSPLEFCRKHKFHPPQPFTCNTTDAPNKDIYTRLTTMAMYPHTRLRCMCACNRCTYCLCQKILKLELLRSIKAQLHRVVFNRCSHSCFWLPLFLFLLHVFTLC